A stretch of the Desulfobacter sp. genome encodes the following:
- the raiA gene encoding ribosome-associated translation inhibitor RaiA: MQTMVTFKKIDSSDALKAYIQKKLDRFDKMLENPAEAHVVLSVEKIRHIAEITLTCDKLNIHAKEKSENMYSSIDALMDKVKAQINKHKEKIKRHMSGNKKSLNDTYEFNPTVPQAGPDNIPQIIIEPIDDKPMDIEDAVVELNSGKKSFFVFNNARTEQLNVVYKHNNGKLGLIQPRG; this comes from the coding sequence ATGCAGACAATGGTGACATTTAAAAAAATTGACTCCTCTGATGCGCTCAAGGCATATATCCAAAAAAAACTGGACCGGTTTGACAAAATGCTGGAAAATCCTGCAGAAGCCCATGTGGTGCTGTCTGTTGAAAAGATAAGACATATTGCGGAAATAACCTTGACCTGCGACAAGCTCAATATCCATGCAAAAGAAAAATCCGAAAACATGTATTCATCCATAGACGCGCTTATGGATAAGGTTAAAGCCCAGATCAACAAGCATAAAGAAAAAATTAAACGCCATATGTCCGGCAATAAAAAAAGCCTGAACGACACCTATGAATTCAATCCGACGGTCCCCCAGGCCGGCCCGGACAATATACCCCAAATTATCATTGAACCCATTGATGACAAACCCATGGATATTGAAGATGCGGTTGTAGAACTCAATTCCGGTAAAAAATCCTTTTTTGTTTTCAACAATGCACGCACAGAACAATTAAATGTTGTTTATAAACATAACAATGGAAAGCTGGGCCTGATCCAGCCCAGAGGATAG
- a CDS encoding PTS sugar transporter subunit IIA — MKISEILNKDSILADLAADNKTGVIRELANAAAKAAGAPTEEIASVIMERETLGSTGIGGGIAIPHGKLDGVSDVTVGFGLSRKGIDYDSLDNQPVHIFFLLLTPENNTGSHLKVLAQISKLLKMDSFKDRLQTAESAQQIHGIIMEQDEEF, encoded by the coding sequence ATGAAAATTAGTGAAATTCTGAACAAAGACTCAATTCTTGCCGATCTTGCGGCCGATAACAAAACAGGGGTGATCAGAGAGCTGGCCAATGCCGCAGCCAAGGCTGCAGGTGCACCGACTGAGGAGATTGCCTCTGTGATCATGGAAAGAGAAACATTAGGCTCAACAGGCATCGGCGGCGGCATTGCCATCCCCCATGGAAAATTAGACGGGGTCTCGGATGTGACGGTTGGATTTGGCCTCAGCCGGAAAGGAATCGATTATGATTCTCTTGATAACCAGCCTGTCCACATTTTCTTTCTTCTGCTCACACCGGAAAACAATACCGGCAGCCATTTAAAAGTGCTGGCCCAGATTTCCAAGCTATTAAAAATGGACTCGTTTAAAGACCGCCTCCAAACGGCAGAATCAGCTCAGCAAATCCATGGGATCATCATGGAACAGGACGAAGAGTTCTGA
- the rapZ gene encoding RNase adapter RapZ, which produces MDRQKVYIITGISGSGKTTVIQAFEDASFYCIDNMPMELLPKVLELPFKDHHEVKGAAFVMDMRSKTFIKHFVSGISALEEMGITPIIIFLEADDKTLVTRYSQTRRHHPLDGEKSLLDSIRSEKQTMESIRTLAHHIIDTSAYNVHKLKSVILDLILDKTSVSLMKLNILSFGYKYGIPFDADLVVDLRFLANPYFVSELKSLDGESAAVKSYVLTHPETIRFLDKYNAFIDYLIPLYKKENKAYLTLALGCTGGRHRSVAIARSVFERLVQKNLNPSIMHRDIDRDIKEL; this is translated from the coding sequence ATGGATCGCCAAAAAGTCTATATCATCACCGGCATTTCAGGATCTGGAAAAACAACGGTGATTCAGGCATTTGAAGATGCCAGCTTTTACTGCATCGACAATATGCCAATGGAACTTTTGCCCAAAGTCCTTGAGCTGCCGTTCAAGGACCACCATGAAGTCAAGGGCGCAGCCTTTGTCATGGACATGAGATCCAAAACCTTTATCAAACATTTTGTTTCAGGAATTTCCGCATTGGAAGAAATGGGGATCACACCCATTATTATTTTTCTTGAAGCAGACGATAAGACCCTGGTGACCCGGTACAGCCAGACCCGGCGCCACCATCCTTTGGACGGTGAAAAAAGCCTTTTAGACAGTATCAGGTCTGAAAAACAAACCATGGAATCAATCAGGACCCTTGCGCATCATATCATTGACACCTCCGCCTATAACGTTCACAAACTCAAGTCTGTCATTCTGGATCTGATCCTGGATAAAACCAGTGTCAGCCTCATGAAGCTCAATATTCTTTCTTTTGGGTATAAATACGGTATCCCATTTGATGCCGACCTTGTGGTGGACTTAAGGTTTCTGGCAAACCCGTATTTTGTGTCTGAACTCAAATCATTGGACGGAGAATCAGCAGCGGTTAAGTCCTACGTTCTGACCCATCCTGAAACCATTCGATTTCTGGATAAATATAATGCATTTATTGACTATTTGATTCCTTTGTATAAAAAAGAAAACAAAGCATATTTAACCCTTGCGCTGGGATGCACCGGCGGCCGTCACAGAAGTGTCGCCATTGCCCGCTCGGTTTTTGAACGACTGGTTCAAAAAAACCTTAACCCCAGTATTATGCACAGGGATATTGACAGGGATATAAAAGAATTATGA
- a CDS encoding PTS sugar transporter subunit IIA — translation MTGILIVTHAGLGKALIDTLEFILGKPQENLISISIDIQQDPDNLRKKIKKGIKEVRSDDKVIIFTDMFGGTPSNLAYSFLEEGQVEVISGVNLPILMKAVTSRDKMDMEKLTQTLVEHGKRSISLASDILKGTKRS, via the coding sequence ATGACAGGAATTTTAATTGTAACCCATGCCGGACTCGGTAAAGCATTAATAGATACCCTTGAATTCATTCTGGGCAAACCCCAGGAGAATCTGATTTCCATTTCCATTGATATTCAGCAAGATCCGGATAACCTGAGAAAAAAAATCAAAAAAGGGATTAAAGAGGTACGGTCCGACGATAAAGTGATCATATTTACCGACATGTTCGGAGGGACCCCGTCCAACCTTGCGTATTCATTTCTAGAGGAGGGACAGGTTGAAGTCATTTCAGGGGTAAATCTTCCCATCCTTATGAAAGCGGTGACATCAAGGGATAAAATGGACATGGAAAAACTGACCCAAACTTTGGTGGAACACGGAAAAAGAAGCATTTCTCTGGCAAGTGATATCTTAAAAGGGACCAAGCGGTCTTAA
- the gap gene encoding type I glyceraldehyde-3-phosphate dehydrogenase: MSINIGINGFGRIGRMVFRAAFQSPGIEITAINDLTDTRTIAHLLEYDSVHGRLGKSVTAGDGSIEVDNKEISVTGFKDPGQIAWADADVDIVLECTGLFRNKETASKHLEGGAKKVIISAPAADPDITIVMGVNHEDYDPSSHHIISNASCTTNCLAPVAKVLLENFGIVCGLMTTIHAYTGDQRLLDFPHKDLRRSRAAALSMIPTTTGAAKAVSLVLPELDGKLNGLAVRVPTPNVSMVDLVVNTEKSDLTAETVNQALKTASETNLSGILGFSDLPLVSIDYNSCPLSSIVDASCTDVINGSMVKIYSWYDNEAGYSHRMIDLAAMVAKAL; encoded by the coding sequence ATGAGTATAAATATCGGTATCAACGGATTTGGACGAATCGGAAGAATGGTTTTTCGGGCTGCCTTTCAATCCCCAGGCATTGAAATTACGGCCATTAACGACTTAACAGATACAAGGACCATTGCACATTTACTCGAATATGACTCGGTTCACGGCAGACTCGGCAAATCCGTCACTGCGGGTGACGGGTCAATTGAGGTTGACAACAAAGAAATATCGGTGACTGGGTTCAAGGACCCGGGCCAGATTGCCTGGGCAGATGCAGATGTTGACATTGTACTCGAATGCACAGGATTGTTCAGAAATAAAGAAACCGCCTCAAAGCACCTTGAAGGCGGTGCCAAAAAAGTGATTATCTCGGCCCCGGCGGCCGACCCTGACATCACCATTGTCATGGGGGTAAACCACGAGGATTATGATCCGTCTTCCCACCATATTATATCCAATGCCTCATGCACCACAAACTGCCTGGCCCCGGTGGCCAAGGTTCTGCTTGAAAATTTTGGAATTGTCTGCGGACTGATGACCACCATTCACGCATATACAGGAGATCAGCGCCTTCTTGATTTTCCCCACAAGGATCTTCGCAGATCCCGGGCAGCGGCGTTGTCCATGATACCCACCACTACGGGTGCGGCCAAGGCGGTCTCCCTGGTTCTGCCGGAACTTGACGGCAAACTCAACGGATTGGCCGTTCGGGTGCCCACTCCCAACGTCTCCATGGTTGACCTTGTGGTAAACACTGAAAAATCGGATTTGACCGCAGAAACCGTAAACCAGGCCCTTAAAACCGCCTCGGAAACCAATTTATCAGGTATTTTGGGATTCAGTGACCTGCCTTTGGTCTCCATTGATTATAATTCCTGCCCCCTGTCTTCCATTGTGGATGCATCCTGCACCGATGTGATCAACGGCAGCATGGTTAAAATTTACTCTTGGTACGATAATGAGGCTGGATACTCCCACAGAATGATTGATCTTGCCGCCATGGTCGCAAAAGCCCTATAA
- a CDS encoding triose-phosphate isomerase: MIRTPLIAGNWKMYKTGPQAVETASRLATLCKDISNIDIMIAPTHLSLPLVAQVLQDSRIKLGAQNLYFEKQGAFTGEVSADMIQAAGASYVLIGHSERRQYFGDTDQRVCQKTQAAIDAGLTPVVCIGETEKERDQEKTFFVLDKQVSDGLKGFVLEELESLVLAYEPVWAIGTGKTASKDQVDEVHKFLRNLLEEKFSKGFAQKTRILYGGSVNPSNVKELMSIDDVDGALVGGASLDADKFIKIIRYE, from the coding sequence ATGATCCGTACCCCTTTGATAGCAGGCAATTGGAAAATGTATAAAACAGGGCCTCAAGCCGTTGAAACTGCCTCAAGGCTTGCCACGCTCTGTAAAGATATATCCAATATCGATATAATGATTGCGCCCACCCATCTGTCTTTGCCCCTGGTGGCCCAGGTTCTTCAGGATTCCCGTATAAAACTTGGGGCCCAAAACCTATATTTTGAAAAACAAGGGGCCTTTACCGGAGAGGTTTCGGCAGATATGATCCAGGCAGCAGGCGCCAGCTATGTCCTGATTGGCCACTCCGAACGCCGCCAGTATTTTGGAGATACAGACCAGAGGGTCTGCCAGAAAACACAGGCGGCAATAGATGCCGGCCTGACCCCTGTTGTTTGTATCGGGGAGACAGAAAAAGAGCGGGACCAGGAAAAAACCTTTTTTGTCCTTGACAAACAGGTCTCAGATGGGTTAAAAGGCTTTGTTCTTGAGGAACTTGAGAGCCTTGTTCTTGCCTATGAACCCGTATGGGCCATAGGTACAGGAAAAACCGCCAGCAAAGACCAGGTGGATGAGGTTCATAAATTTTTGAGAAATCTTTTGGAAGAAAAATTTTCCAAAGGGTTTGCCCAAAAAACAAGAATACTTTACGGAGGATCGGTCAATCCTTCCAATGTAAAGGAACTGATGAGTATTGACGATGTTGACGGCGCTCTGGTAGGCGGAGCAAGCCTTGATGCAGATAAATTCATTAAGATAATAAGGTATGAATAA
- the secG gene encoding preprotein translocase subunit SecG produces MTSFVVALHVTVCILLILIVLLQTGKGAEMGASIGGAGSQALFGAAGPANILTKITTAVAIIFMITSLSLAYISGHQSQTSVMKATSQPVEQTTE; encoded by the coding sequence ATGACAAGTTTCGTAGTTGCATTACATGTCACGGTCTGTATCCTTTTAATACTCATCGTTCTGCTCCAGACCGGTAAGGGAGCTGAAATGGGCGCCTCCATCGGCGGTGCAGGAAGTCAGGCATTGTTCGGTGCCGCAGGCCCGGCCAATATTTTGACCAAGATTACCACGGCGGTCGCCATTATTTTCATGATCACTTCTCTGAGCCTTGCCTATATATCAGGCCACCAGTCCCAGACCAGTGTGATGAAAGCAACCAGCCAGCCTGTGGAGCAGACAACAGAATAA
- a CDS encoding AAA family ATPase: MTFKQSIKGQDPKKIEKELGEFLNKKFGGNVKILSPSIQPQQDAVSGNTPSKGKKKQVEFNTKPADLIAYLDQYVVKQDKAKSVLSTKICTHFNRIRHQESLKETPSKITGNIKSNILMLGPTGIGKTYLIKLIAQKIGVPFVKADATKFSETGYVGGDVEDLIRDLVKEANDDIDLAECGIVYIDEIDKIAASPNVIGAQVSRTGVQRALLKPMEETDVDLKVPHDPVSMMQELESFQRTGKRSDRRVNTGNILFILSGAFSGLTDVIKKRLSRQSIGFGASLAKAHTQMDLLKETRSEDLVAYGFESEFIGRVPVRCILDTLEQEDLFAILKMPNNPVILSKRLDFQAYGINIVFTDEALKILAQLAHKENTGARGLVSVVEQRLIDFEEKLPSTNIRQFIVTPEVIHSPQKVLNALTTGQDKKKFGLEYNTALADHKDYITQYVKDNWKVFSIRHGLTLTEIRSQLVAQYYTTHVMEIEDAVKQIKKFYDSIKEIEVEVSKSYDLNVLFEEDATDFLIQQFIDHRATTEEILSKIYTDFYDGFNLVREKTGKSRFFLSKNALIDHETYLNDLIRKELR; this comes from the coding sequence ATGACTTTTAAACAGAGCATTAAGGGCCAAGACCCTAAAAAAATAGAAAAGGAACTTGGAGAATTTTTAAATAAAAAATTTGGCGGCAACGTCAAAATTCTCTCCCCCTCAATTCAACCTCAACAAGACGCTGTATCTGGCAATACGCCCTCCAAAGGGAAAAAAAAACAGGTAGAGTTCAACACCAAGCCGGCAGATCTCATTGCCTATCTTGACCAATACGTGGTCAAGCAGGACAAGGCGAAATCGGTTCTGTCCACAAAGATCTGCACCCATTTCAACCGAATCCGACATCAGGAATCCTTAAAAGAAACCCCGTCCAAAATCACAGGGAATATTAAATCCAATATTCTCATGCTCGGACCCACAGGAATCGGCAAAACATATTTGATAAAACTCATTGCCCAGAAAATTGGGGTTCCCTTTGTTAAGGCCGATGCCACAAAATTTTCCGAAACAGGATATGTGGGCGGGGATGTTGAAGATCTCATCCGGGACCTTGTCAAAGAGGCCAATGATGATATCGATCTGGCCGAATGCGGAATTGTTTATATTGACGAAATTGACAAGATTGCCGCAAGTCCCAATGTTATCGGGGCCCAGGTTTCCCGTACCGGGGTACAGCGGGCTTTGCTCAAACCCATGGAAGAGACGGATGTGGATTTAAAGGTGCCCCATGATCCCGTATCCATGATGCAGGAACTTGAATCCTTCCAGAGGACCGGAAAACGCAGTGATAGAAGGGTCAACACGGGCAATATACTATTTATTCTTTCCGGTGCCTTCTCAGGGCTCACAGATGTAATCAAAAAACGGTTGAGCAGACAGTCCATCGGATTTGGCGCGTCCCTTGCCAAGGCCCACACTCAAATGGACCTGCTCAAGGAGACCCGGTCAGAAGACCTGGTTGCCTATGGATTTGAATCTGAATTCATCGGCAGGGTGCCGGTAAGATGCATCCTGGACACCCTTGAACAAGAGGATCTTTTTGCCATACTTAAAATGCCAAATAACCCGGTTATTTTAAGCAAGCGTCTGGATTTTCAAGCCTATGGCATCAACATTGTATTTACGGATGAGGCTTTGAAAATTCTTGCCCAACTTGCCCATAAGGAAAACACAGGAGCCAGGGGGCTTGTCAGTGTTGTTGAACAACGCTTAATTGATTTTGAGGAAAAACTACCCTCCACCAATATCCGGCAGTTCATTGTCACCCCAGAGGTGATTCATTCACCCCAAAAGGTTTTAAACGCCTTGACCACAGGCCAGGATAAAAAAAAATTCGGATTGGAATATAATACCGCCCTTGCCGATCATAAGGATTATATAACCCAGTATGTAAAAGACAACTGGAAGGTATTTTCCATCCGCCACGGGCTGACCCTGACCGAGATCAGGTCCCAGTTGGTGGCCCAATATTATACAACCCATGTGATGGAAATTGAAGATGCGGTTAAACAAATCAAAAAATTTTATGACAGCATAAAGGAAATTGAAGTTGAGGTATCAAAAAGCTATGATTTAAATGTGCTTTTTGAGGAAGATGCCACAGATTTTCTTATCCAGCAGTTCATTGACCATCGCGCGACCACAGAAGAGATTTTATCCAAAATTTATACTGATTTTTATGACGGATTCAATTTGGTCAGAGAAAAGACAGGAAAATCACGGTTTTTCTTGTCTAAGAATGCCCTTATTGACCATGAGACATACCTTAACGATCTTATCAGGAAAGAATTAAGATGA
- the ahbC gene encoding 12,18-didecarboxysiroheme deacetylase produces MIGISKLYCATVEPSDTLRYSRESGKLPSHLLQFSIDKKPVVVWNMTRRCNLKCVHCYAKSEDINYDNELNHEQSLAMMDDLAEFGVPVLLFSGGEPTIHPRLVEYAQYAVSKGMRAVISTNGTLITKEKAKQLKEVGLSYVGISLDGLEDTHDKFRGVPGAFKKAMQAVDNCQEVGIKVGLRFTINKRNVQDIDGIFDLLEAKNIPRACFYHLVYSGRGSEIAKEDLSHEETRKVLDLIMDRTKALHDRNKPKEVLTVDNHADGPYLYQRLLKEDPERAAEVLELLEMNEGNNSGRGIGCISWDGEVHPDQFWREKSLGNIKDRPFSEIWMDPENDFLMKMKEKKKHVKGRCAECRWLDICAGNFRARAESVANDPWDSDPACYLTDKEIKKEEG; encoded by the coding sequence ATGATTGGAATTTCAAAACTTTATTGTGCCACTGTCGAGCCATCCGATACCCTGAGATATTCCAGGGAATCCGGAAAACTGCCCTCCCACCTGCTGCAGTTTTCCATTGATAAAAAACCTGTGGTGGTCTGGAATATGACACGGCGGTGCAACCTTAAATGTGTTCATTGTTATGCCAAATCCGAAGATATCAACTATGACAATGAGCTGAACCATGAACAAAGCCTTGCCATGATGGATGATCTGGCTGAATTTGGTGTGCCTGTACTTCTTTTTTCAGGCGGGGAACCCACCATCCATCCCAGACTTGTGGAGTATGCCCAATATGCCGTTTCCAAAGGCATGCGGGCCGTGATCTCAACCAACGGCACCCTGATTACCAAAGAAAAGGCAAAACAGCTTAAAGAGGTGGGTCTTTCCTATGTGGGCATCAGTTTGGACGGACTTGAAGATACCCATGATAAATTCCGGGGAGTGCCCGGGGCTTTTAAAAAAGCCATGCAGGCGGTTGACAATTGCCAGGAAGTCGGGATCAAGGTGGGGTTGCGCTTTACCATCAACAAACGCAATGTCCAGGATATTGACGGAATTTTTGATCTGCTCGAAGCAAAAAATATTCCCAGGGCCTGTTTTTATCATCTGGTCTATTCAGGCCGGGGCTCTGAAATTGCCAAAGAAGACCTTTCCCACGAAGAAACCAGAAAGGTGCTGGATTTGATCATGGACCGGACCAAAGCCCTCCATGACCGGAATAAACCCAAAGAAGTGCTCACCGTGGACAACCATGCCGACGGCCCATACCTATACCAACGTCTGCTCAAAGAGGATCCTGAACGGGCAGCAGAGGTATTAGAACTTCTTGAGATGAACGAGGGCAACAATTCAGGCCGGGGTATCGGCTGTATTTCCTGGGACGGAGAGGTTCATCCGGACCAGTTCTGGAGGGAAAAATCCCTTGGCAACATCAAGGACAGACCCTTTTCAGAGATCTGGATGGATCCTGAGAATGACTTTCTCATGAAAATGAAAGAAAAGAAAAAACATGTCAAGGGCCGATGCGCTGAATGCCGCTGGCTGGACATCTGTGCCGGGAATTTTCGGGCCCGTGCAGAATCGGTTGCCAATGACCCCTGGGATTCAGATCCAGCCTGTTACCTGACTGACAAAGAGATTAAAAAGGAGGAAGGCTGA